The Laspinema palackyanum D2c genome segment GATGAGTGAGGACGAAATTCGCTCGGTGGTCGCCCATGAACTGGGACATATCAAATGTGGTCACACCACGTTGATTCAGATGGCAAGTTGGGCGATTATGGCGGTTTTCAGTCTGGCAGATTTGACGATGGGGTTTAGCCGCATCCTCAGTACCGGCTTGATTTTGGCCTTTTATGAATGGTTGCGAAAAGCGGAACTCTCGGCCGATCGCGCGGCGATGTTGGTTATGGATGATACCAGGCCGGTGATGCAGACGATGATGAAAATGGCCGGGGGGTCTACACGCTATGCCCATGAATGCAGCTTAGACGAGTTTACCCGCCAAGCCCAGCGCTATCAAGAACTGGATGAGGATGGACTCAATCAAGTTTATAAGTTTTTTCTCTATAACAACGTTGGACAGGGGGTTTTTCTGACCCATCCCTTTACCGTGGAACGAATCAGCTATTTACAAGCTTGGGCGTCTTCGCCGGAGTATCGGGAGATTAAGCGGGGAAATTATCCGCGAGGGGGCGCTCAAGGGTCGGTGGAGGTGAAACCGGAGTCTTCCCCAGAACAGGAAGCCGATCGCTTGCGGCGTCAAATTGAGGAGTTGCAGCAGGAAATTAATCGGATCAAGGGGGAGTAGGTGCAGGCGATCGCTCACTCAGCTACTCCCGCGATCCGGATCGAACTTTTACATCGAATTCATGCCTAGATTTCAGTGGTTTCTCAAGTTTATTCCGGCAGTCTCGCTTCTGGTCCTAATGGGGGGCTGTTCCCAAAGGGTCTCGCCAACTTCTACAGAGTCTTTCGATTCACCCTCAGCAGTTGCCCAAGTCCCAGTCGCCCAAGGGGCAATTGATCCGTTTGCCGAGGGGATTAAATACGCCACGAGTGCCGCGAACCTCGCTCAAACTGCCCGTTCTCCGGCGCAGTGGGATGAAGTGTCAAAACAGTGGCTGCAAGCAATCTACTGGATGCAGTCCGTTCCCCCGACGAATCCCCGCAGGGCGTTTGCTCAGAAAAAGGTGGCGGAATATATGCGCTATCTGATTTACACCCAGCAACAAGCGACGGTGAGTTCGCGCCTGAACTATCCCACGTTTAATAGTGATATCCTCGATGAGCAATTGGGACTCTATTTATCCTACATTGAGGCGATGGGACGTCCTGATATTTTGATTGTCGGCAGTTCTCGGGCGGTCCAGGGAGTAGATCCGCGGATCCTTCGCCAAGGGTTAGCAGCGAGGGGGTTGTCGGGACTGCGGGTGTTTAATTTTGGGATTCATGGGGCCACAGCCCAGGTGGTGCGGTTTCAGTTACAGCAACTGTTGGGTCCCGAGCATTTGCCCCGAATGATTTTATGGGCGGATGGGGTGCGGGCGTTTAATAGTGGCCGGGTCGATCGCACCTATACCGAAATTGTCCAGTCTCCGGGATATCAGCGGTTAGCTTCTGGGGTGCGTCCTCAGTTGAGTTCGGGGACTCCCCTAGAGGAGGCGATCGCCTCTTCCTCTCCAGGAGAATATCAGTTTCAACCCCTGAGTGTTTCCCCTTTCTCTGATTCGAGGGAGGTGAAGGATTTATCCTTACAATATCTCACCGGGTCCGGAGACAGGAACTCATCGACAATTGCGACGACGGTCCGCAGATTGAGTGCTTTGGGTTTAGCCATTGATGCCTACGGGTTCCACCCGGTTGCGACTCGCTTCAATCCCAGTCGCTACTATCAGCAACGGTCTCGGGTTGCCGGTCGCTATGATGGGGATTATGCCAATTTTCAATTGGGCGGCGTTCAGGGTTCGGCGTTGCAGTCTGTGGCAGCGTTTGCGCGATCGCGTCAAATTCCATTGGTGATTGTTAATTTACCCCTGACTGATGATT includes the following:
- a CDS encoding M48 family metallopeptidase, translated to MPTYTGISSEAFRHPLDREAEQTLRRVPGFDLVARKFVEFLVERPQYVYMMGNSIQVGPRQYSTLYGIFRECIRDLDIYPEPTLFVSQAPVVNAYALGQDLPYIVLNTGLIDLMSEDEIRSVVAHELGHIKCGHTTLIQMASWAIMAVFSLADLTMGFSRILSTGLILAFYEWLRKAELSADRAAMLVMDDTRPVMQTMMKMAGGSTRYAHECSLDEFTRQAQRYQELDEDGLNQVYKFFLYNNVGQGVFLTHPFTVERISYLQAWASSPEYREIKRGNYPRGGAQGSVEVKPESSPEQEADRLRRQIEELQQEINRIKGE